A stretch of DNA from Mesorhizobium onobrychidis:
GGCGTTGATCAGAACGGCATGATCGCCGAGATTGGCGCCTTCCTCGAAATTCAATTGGAACAGACGTCGCACCAGCCGGTTCTGCATGACCTCGCCGGCGGCACCAGCCCAGCGGATGACGCGGTGCGCGTCCAGCGTGTTGGGCGCGACCTTGATGGCGGCGAAGGCGAAGTTGATCCCCTCGGCTTCGCCCAGTGGCTCGATGCGGGCGTGGATCTCGCGGACGCGTTCGTCGCTGCCGAACTTGGCCACCATGTATTCGCGGCGATCCTTGCCTTCGGGCGGGATGGTCGGGTCGAGCTGGAACGGCCGCCAGCGTATGTGCACGTCGACATCGCTTGCCGCGGCGATCGCCTTGTCGAGCCGCTTCTGGCCGATGAAGCACCACGGACAGACGACGTCGGAGACCACATCGACGGTAATCGACTTCTCGTCGCTCATCTTGATCTCCTGTGCCGAAGAGGTCACTTCGGCTTGCGCCACCATGTCGGCAGTCGATAGCCTGATATGGGCGTCTTTTGCGGATGTTCCAGGTAGCTCCAGTAGGCGAGCCATTGCTGCGTGTTGTGCTGCATCGGAACCATGTAGTGGCCGGAGATCAACAACCTGTCGAGGACCCGGACGGCGGCAACATAATCTTCGCGGCTGCGGGCGTCGAGCATCGCCTCTAGTGCGGCATCTATCGCCGGATCGGCGACGCCGGCAAGGTTGAATGACCCTTCGGCATTGGCGGCAGCTGATCCCCAGCGCCCGAGCTGCTCGATGCCCGGCGACAGCGAGTTCTCGAAGCCGCTGGCGCCGATCAGCACATCGAAATCGAAACGTTGCTTGCGCGACTGGATCTGGTCGCCGTCAAGGCTGCGGATGGTGACAGCGATGCCGATCTTCGCCAGCGTGCGCTGGTAGATGGCGGCAAGGCGCTCCTCGTTCTGCGAGGCGGTCAGGATCTCGAAGCCGAAGGGTTTCCCCTCGGGATCGAGCATCACTCCATCCTGCAAGGTATAGCCCGCGCCCTTCAATATGTCGAAGGCAGCTTTCAGCACCTTGCGGTCCTGGCCCGAGCCGTCGGTGACGGGTGGCCGCCAGGTGCCGTCCATGACATCGGCTGGCACACGACCCGGGTAGGGTGCCAGAAGCGCCTTTTCCCTGTCGTCGGCCGGATGGCCGAGCGCGGAAAGATCGGAATTCTGCCAATAGCTCATGGTGCGCATATACTTGCCGCCAAACAAGTTCTTGTTGGCCCATTCGAAGTCGTAGAGCATGCCGAGCGCGCGTCGAACGACCGGATTGGAAAACTTCTGCAGCCGTGTGTTGAACAGGAACCCCGTCACCACTGGCGGGATGCCGGTGTCGAACGTTTCGGCGATCACGTCGCCCTTGTGGAAGGCCGGGAAGTCGAGATCGCGCTCGCGCTTGACCGGATCGCTGTCGTCATCGATGGCGCAGATGCCTTTCTTGAAAGCTTCCAGCTTGGCGTTGGCATTGAGGAAATATTCGATGGTGATCTGGTCGTAATTGTCGAAACCGCGCTTGGCGGGGATGTCCTTGCCCCAATAATTTGGGTTGCGCTTGAACACGATGCGCTGGCCAGGCGCCACGTGCGCCACGGTGTACGGGCCGCTGCCGATCACAGGTTTCAGCGTGGTCCTGTCGAAGGTCTCCTTGTCGAAAGCGTGCTTCGGTACGATTGGCGTCATCGCGATAACCAACGGAGTCTCGCGGTTAGCCTTGTCATTGAATGTAAAGCGCACGCTGCGGTCGCCGATTTTTTCGAGTTTGGCGACCATGCTCATACGGGCGCTGTAGGGTGGCCGGCCTTTCTCGGTAAAGACCTCGTAAGTGAACAGTACGTCTTCCGCAGTCATCGGTTGGCCATCAGACCACTTGGCCCTCGGATCGAGGTGGAATTCGATGCTCTTGCGCTCCGGATCCATGTCGGCAGTGTCGGCAAGCAGGCCATAAAGACTGAAGGCTTCATCGTCATTGCGCTGCATCAACGGCTCGAAGACGAGATTGCCGAAGATCCTATCGATCATGCCGCGTGCCGTCGTGCGCAGGCTTTTCAGGATGAATGGGTTGAGATTGTCGAAGCTGCCGACGACGCAATAGGTGATGCTGCCGCCCTTCGGCGCATCGGGATTGACGTAGTTGAAATGCGTATAGTCGGCCGGCAGCGCCGGCTCGCCTTGCATGGCGATCGCGTGTTTCGGCTCCGATACAGCTGGCTGAAGCGAAAGTGTGATAGACGAGATCGCGGCGATCAGCCAAACAAGAACGCGGCCCATGACCGTCTCCTTACTGGGTCGGCTTGATGATTCGGAGCGCACCCTAGCATGAGCCGGCCGCCTCCCGGTCAATCGCGAGTTCAAGAATTGCGAGTATCGGGCTGGATTCGGCACCGCTGGCAGTGTAACACGCCGTCCGAGTCATTCTGTTGCCTCATTTCAGCAACAGGTAGCTGGACCACACGGCGCGAAGAAGCCGGTCCTGGGATCATTTGAGAGGAAGTTCACGATATGACGAGCCTGAACAGCAACGCGTACCGCCTGTCGGTCCTGGCCGCTGGCGTGGTCGGCTTTCTGGGCACACAACTTCCAGCAGCTCTTGCGCAACAGCAACAGCAGATTCCGCAGGGTTGGTTCAAAGCCTGCACCAAGCAGGAAGACGTCGACATCTGCAATGTCCAGAACATCACCACTGCCGGTAACGGCCAGCTCGTCACCGGCGTCAGCCTGATCGAATTGAAGGGCAAGATAAACCGCAAGGTGTTCCAGGTGACGGTTCCGACCGGTCGCCTGGTTCCTCCCGGCATTGGCCTTCAAATCGATACCGGGAAGGCGCAGAAGCTCGATTATGTGATCTGCTTCCCCGACCGCTGCGTGGCGGAAGTCCCGCTGACCGACCAGCTCGTCGCCTCCTTCAAGAAGGGTTCGAACCTGACGCTGACCTCGGTCAATTTCCAGAACCAGCCGAACCCGATCAAGATCGCGCTGACCGGCTTCAGCGGCGCCTTCGACGGGCCGCCGCTGCAGCAGTCGGACATCGAGGATCGGCAGAAGAAGCTTCAGGATTTCGTTGCCAAGAACAATCAGGACTTCGCCAAGAAGCTCAAGGAAGAGCAGGACAAGGCGAAGACCGCCAACTGATCGCCCCTCGGGGCGAATAAGACAATTTCTCAAGCCAAGGAAAAAGCGGGGTCATGCCCCGCTTTTTTGTTCCGGCCGGCCATTTCTTGAGCCCATCAGGCCCGCAATCCGTCAGGTCAATGTCTTGACTGGCGTCTCGGCTCGTAGCGGCCGTCCGGCCTCTTGTCGAACATCTCGCCGATCTCCGGATGCCGCACCGGTTCGCCAGACTGATCCTCGAGCAAGTTCTGCTCAGACACATAGGCGATGTATTCCGTTTCCGAATTCTCGGCGAGCAAGTGGTAGAAGGGCTGGTCCTTGCGCGGCCGCACATCCGCGGGGATCGCCTCGTACCATTCGTCGGTGTTGGCGAATTGCGGGTCGACATCAAAAATGATGCCGCGGAACGGAAACAGCCGGTGGCGAACCACCTGTCCGATCGAGAATTTGGCTGTTTTCATCATCGTACTCACCACTAAGTCCTAGGAGTGCCGCGCCCTTGGAATGCGCAAAGACTCTCTAAGACTTTGAATTTACGCATTACGCTTCAAAAAATCGAGCCCGACTTATGGCGGATGCCTGACCCTCCTTGACGCAGACGCCGCATCAATTCAATGCCGAAGTGCCTGATCAATGCCGAAGCGCTTGACGGCACGTCAAGCTATGGGCCAGCCCGCCCGAGGGGCGTGCTACCGCCGGACTTGTTTCCATAAGCCACCGGCGAGCGCGGCAAAACCACTGCCGGGCCGCAGCCCCTCGCGCATGAAAAAGGCGCGAAGCGGCGCGAAGCCGCCGAGCACGCCGAGGCCGGCGCTGCGCGCCATCTGTGCCGGCAGCATGTCCGAGAGCAGCGACTTGTTGAGCAGGTTGACCGCGCCGCTGCGTGCCAGAATGTCGGGCCGCCGCCTGAAATCGTAAGCCGCGAGCGCCTTGACGGCACCTGGATCGGTTCTGTTTTCGCAAGCAATCCCAATAAGATCGTCGATATCCCTGATACCAAGGTTGAGACCTTGCGCGCCGATCGGCGGGAACACATGGGCGGCTTCGCCGACAAGTGCCACCCGGTTGCGCGCGAAGCACCGCGGCGTCACGCCCGAAAGCGCGTAGATCTGCCGGCCCGGCTCGACAGACACCCGGCCCAGCATCGATTGCATCCGCTGTTCGACCCGCATCGAAAGCGTCGCATCGTCCAGTGCGACGAGTTCCTTCGCCATTTCCGGTTCTACCACCCAGACAAGGCTGGACCGATTGCCGGGCAGGGGAACCTGGGTGAACGGGCCGGTCTCGGTGTGGAATTCGGTCGAGGTGAAAGCGTGGTCGCTGCGGTGGCCGAAATTGAGAACCAGTGCCGCCTGCGGATAGGACCGGGCGGATGTCGAGATGCCGGCAGCCTCGCGGGCCGGCGACAGGCGCCCGTCGGCAGCGACCGCCAGCGATGCTGCAACCTCGCTGCCGTCAGACAGGATCGCATGGGCATGATCGGCGTCGAGGCGCCAGGTCGCCACCATCGATTTTCGCCATTCGATGCCTGAATGCGCGGCTACCGCCCCGGCAAGTGCGGGATTGAGCGCGCTGTTGGGTAAATTCAGCCCGAACTGCTGCTCGCCGATTTCGCTGGCGCGAAAAATGACCACCGGGCTGCGGATCAGCCGGTTGGTTGCATCGACGATGCGCATAACCTTCAGCGATGCGGCTTTGGACCTCACCTCATCAAGGACGCCCAACCGTCCGAGGATCTTCAGGGCTGGGTTCATCAAGGCCGTCGTTCGGCCGTCTTGGCCATTTGCCTCAGGTCCGACGAGCGTCACCGGAAAGCCGGCATCCGCGAAGCCAAGCGCTGCGATCAGCCCTGCCGGGCCACTGCCGGCAACCAGTATCCGTGCTGTTTGCTGATGGTCCAAGTTCGCTTCCGGATTGTGATGCCAGGCGGTCGGTCCGACCTGATAAGCATATAGGTCAGATCATACGGCTTGATCAACGCGGCGATTCGGCCCATTCGATTGCCATGATCGGCCAAGACCATGATTTCAGCCATCTCGACCGTTTCGGCCGCGCCATGGCGAGCGTCTCGCGCAATCCCCGACTGGCGGTGAGCATCATTTTGGGCGCAGGCGTCCTCCTGGCCTGGCTGCTTCTCGGCGCCATGGCGATTCGCGGCGCCGAAAGCCGGGTTCCGGGCATCGATGTGCCCGGCGACATGATGCTCAGATATCTGCCGCAGCTGCCGCTGCCGGATTTTCTCGAGCGCTTCTTCACCCTTTGTCTTGCACCCGCGCCGCTCGACGGAGGCGTCGGCGCGCAGGCCGGAGCGCTCATCGTCATGTGGTTCCTGATGGCGATCGCCACCATGCTGCCCTCGGCGGCGCCGATGATCCGCACCTATTGCGAGATTGCCGATACTGCGCGGATCAAGGGCGAACCGGTCGTCCATCCGCTGGTCCTGGTCGCCGGTTACCTCAGCGTGTGGTTGGCCGCGTCGGCAGTGTTTGCGGCGCTGACGCTCATCGTCCACGCCTTCGCCTCACCTGTGCAGATGCTCGATCCGGTGGTCGGAGCGACCGGAGCAGTCGCGCTTTTGGTTGCCGGCCTCTACCAGTTCAGCGGCCTGAAGGAAGCCTGCCTGACAAAGTGCAAGAACCCGTTCTCGATCCTGTTTTCGAACTGGAGCGCGAGGCCCGGCCGCATTTTCCGGCTCGGCGTGGAGCAGGGCGTCTGGTGCCTCGGCTGCTGCTGGGCGCTGATGCTGGTGACGTTCGCCGTCGGTGTGATGAACGTGTTCTGGATGGCGCTGATCGGCCTGTTCACCTTGATCGAAAAACAGACGGCGGGCAGGCTGCCAACCCGGATCGCCGGTGCGATACTGCTTGTCTGGGCAACCGCCCTGCTAGTAGTCTCGGCATAGGGAGAGAATTCTATGGCAGATCAAGACTGGGCAATGAAGGGAGAGCTGGTGCTCTCCTGCAATTGCACGGTTTTTTGCCCTTGCGTGCTGTCTCTCGGCAGTCATCCGCCGACCGAGGGCTATTGTCAGACCTGGGCGGGGTTCCGCATCGATGCCGGCCATTTCGGCGAGGTCGACCTATCCGGCCTCAACCTTGGGCTGGTCATGGAAATCCCCGGCTATATGAGCCGCGGCAACTGGACCGCCGGACTGTTCATCGACAAGCGCGCCTCAGTCTACGCGGTAAAGGCGCTGACCAGGATTTTTACCGGCAAGGCTGGCGGAACCACCTCGCTGCTCTCCATCCTGGTCGGAAAGTTCCTCGGCGTCGAGCAAGCGCCGGTCACCTATGAGACGCGCGACAGGACGCGGATCTTCCAGATTCCGAAGATCATCGACGGGGCGGTGACACCGATCCCAGGCAAAGACCGCGACAAGGATACGGTGATCAGCAATTCAGAGTACTGGATCGCACCGGAAATCATCGTCGCCAAGTCCGACAAGAGCAAGATGCGGGCCTTCGGCCGCAACTGGAATTTTGCCGGCCGCTCGGCCGAAATCTGCAAGCTGGACTGGCGGGGCCCGTGAGCAAAAAAACAACGGCCAGGAAAATCACGGACAGGATTCCGAGGCCGAAGAAGAAAGTCACTTGGCCGCAGGCGCGCGCGTTCTCGGTCCATCTGCTGACCGCGTCGGGCTCGTTCCTGGCGTTCCTGTCGCTGGTGGCGGCGAGCGAGCAGCGCTGGACCGCGATGTTCTGGTGGCTGGGACTGGCGCTGTTCGTCGACGGTATCGACGGGCCGATCGCCAGGAAACTCGAGGTCAAGGAAATCCTGCCGACATGGTCGGGCGAACTCCTCGACAACATCATCGACTATGTCACCTACGTGCTGATACCGGCCTTCGCGCTTTACCAGCGCGGCTTCATGGGTGAGGGCCTGTCGTTCCTGTCGGCGGCGATCATCGTCGTGTCGAGCGCGATCTACTATGCCGACACCGGCATGAAGACGAAGGAAAATTTCTTCAAGGGGTTTCCGGTGGTCTGGAACATGGTGGTGTTCACGCTGTTCGTCATCGATCCGGGACAGTGGGTTTCCTTCGCCGTCGTCGTGGTGGCCGGCATTCTGACCTTCGTGCCGATCAATTTCATCCACCCGGTGCGGGTGGTGCGGCTGCGCCCGATCAACCTTGGGATGACGCTGCTATGGTGCGCTTTCGGAGCGCTGGCGCTGGCGCAGGCAGCTCTTGCCGCCTTCTACGACCAGATCGGCGTCTTGGGCGAGCAGGTGAGTGTCTTCACCAAGATCGGCATCACGGTCACCGGACTTTACCTCGCATGCATCGGCGGTATCATGCAGCTCTTTCCAACGCTCGGCGCCAAGAAATCCTGATCCCAACAGAAGTCTGGTCAATGTCCAAAGCAATACGCATCCACGCGAATGGCGGTCCGGAGGTTCTGACCTATGAGGACACCGATCCGGGCCAACCCGGCTCGGGACAAATCCTGGTCAAGCACACGGCGATCGGCCTCAATTTCATCGACGTCTATCATCGCTCCGGCCTTTATCCGCCGCCAGGCGGTTTTCCGCTGATCCCCGGCAGCGAGGCGGCCGGGGTGGTGGTGGAAGTGGGCGCGGATATCGACTGGCTGAAGCCGGGCGATCGCATCGCCTATGCCGTGACGACTGGCGCCTATGCCGAGCAGCGCGTGATCGCCGCCGACCGCGTGGTGAGGGTGCCGGACGGCATCAGCGACGAGCAGGCGGCCGCCATGATGCTGAAAGGGATGACGGCGGAGTATCTGCTGCGCCGTACCTTTAAGGTGAAGGCGGGCGACACGATCCTGTTTCACGCGGCGGCCGGGGGCGTCGGACTGATCCTCGGCCAATGGGCCAAGCACCTTGGCGCAACCGTGATCGGCACCGCCAGCTCCACCGACAAGATCGAGCTCGCCAAGGCGCATGGCTTCGACCATGTCATCAACTACCGCGAGCAGGACTTCGTCGCCGGCGTCCTCGCCATCACCGGCGGCAAGAAATGCGACGTCGTCTATGACTCGGTAGGCAACGACACCTTTCCGGCCTCGCTCGACTGCCTGAAGCCCCTCGGCATGTTCGCCAGCTTCGGTCAATCGTCAGGACCGATCCCGCCGTTCAGCATGTCGTTGCTGGCCCAGAAAGGTTCGCTGTTTGCAACCCGGCCGACGCTGTTCGTCTACAACGCCAAGCGCGAAGACCTGGAGGCGTCCGCCGCCGCGTTGTTCGAAATCGTGCTCAGCGGCGCGGTCGAGATCAAGATCAACCAGCGCTACGCGCTCAAGGATGCCGGCAAGGCGCATTCCGACCTTGAAGGCCGCAGGACGACCGGGACAACCATTCTTATCCCTTGAGCCTTGCTATCCCTTGAGTTTCCGCTGAAATTCTTGAAGCTCTTTCAAGACGGGTGCCGCTTTGCGATGACAGCAGGCCGCGCATACCATGCCTGCGGGAACACAGAACATATCTGGCAAACCAGATGGGAGGCACTGTGAGTGCAAATCAGGACGACGCAAACCTGCTCGAGGTTCGTGGCCTTACCAAGACGTTCGGCACGCTGACCGCGTGCGACCATATCGATCTCAACGTCGCAAAAGGCGAAATCCACGCATTGCTCGGCGAGAACGGCGCCGGCAAGTCGACGCTCGTCAAAATGCTGTTCGGAACATTGGAGCCCAATTCGGGCGAGATTTTCTGGAACGATCAGGCGGTCACGATCACCAATCCCGGCTTTGCGAAGAAGCTCGGCATCGGCATGGTGTTCCAGCATTTTTCGTTGTTCGAGGCACTGACGGCGGCCGAGAACATCGCGTTGTCATTGGACGACGGTTCGCCGATCAGCACGATCGCCGCGAAGGCGAGGGCGCTTTCCTACAGCTACGGCCTGCCGCTCGACCCGCAGTCGCTGGTCGGCGATCTCTCGGTCGGTGAGCGCCAGCGTATCGAGATCATCCGTTGTCTTCTGCAGATGCCGCAGCTCATCATTCTCGACGAGCCGACTTCGGTGCTGACGCCGCAGGAAGCCGACAAGCTGTTCGAAACGCTCGAACGGTTGCGCTCGGAAGGAAAGTCCATCCTCTACATTTCGCACCGGCTGGAAGAGGTCAAGCGCATCTGCGACCGCGCCACCGTGCTGCGCCACGGCAAGGTGGTTGGCCATTGCAACCCGCGCAAGGAAACCGCGGCATCGCTGGCACGCATGATGGTCGGCAACGACGTTCAGGCCGTGGTGCGCGCGCCGGTTCAGGGTATTGAGAGCGCGCAGCCGCTGCTTGAAATTCGCGCACTCAGCCGCAGGCCGGCAACGCCGTTCTCGATCCCGCTCAGGAATATCAACCTGACGGTACGCGCCGGCGAAGTGATCGGCATTGCAGGCGTTGCCGGCAACGGCCAGGGCGAGTTCTTCGAATCCGTTTCCGGCGAGGTGCCGCAGCAGGATGCCGCCTCGGTGCGCATACGCGGCAAGGATGCCGGCGGCCTCAGCATCACCGGCAGGCGGCTGATGGGCGCTGCCTTCGTGCCGGAAGAGCGGCTCGGCCACGGTGCAGCACCCCGCATGAAGCTTTCGGAAAACCTGCTTCTGTCGCGCCATGCCACCGACGGCAAGGTGTTTGTCGGCGCCGGCGGAATGGTCAAAAGCGATGCGATCTATGCCGCTGCCCAGCGCATCATCAAGGCGATGGATGTGCGCAAGAGCGCTCCGGACCCGGAGGCGGCAGCGCTTTCAGGCGGCAATCTGCAGAAATTCATTGTCGGCCGCGAACTCGACCGCAGGCCAAGTGTCATGGTCGTCAATCAGCCGACATGGGGCGTCGACGCCGGTGCCGCCGCCCACATTCGCCAGACGCTGATCGAATTGGCGCGCAGCGGCTCGGCAGTGCTGGTCATCAGTCAGGATCTCGACGAATTGTTCGAGATATCCGACGCGATCGCGGTGATGCACAATGGCGAATTGTCGAAGCCTTTGCCGAGCGCCGAGGCCACGTTCGAAAAGATAGGACTGCTGATGGGCGGGGCCGAGCCAGGCCACGCCGAACACGCTCTGGAGACGTCATGATGCGCCTCGAACTCGTCAAACGGCCACAGCGCTCAATGCTGTTCTCGGCGCTGTCGCCCTTCATTGCATTCGTGTTGACGATCATTGCCGGCGCGATCCTGTTCGCACTGCTTGGCGTCAATCCTTTGAAGGCGTTCCAAATTTACTTCCTCGAGCCGGTCAGTCAGGTCTGGCAGCTGCATGAGCTGGCGATCAAGGCGGCACCGCTCATCCTGATCGGGGTCGGCCTGTCGGTTTGCTACAGGGCCAACATCTGGAACATCGGCGCGGAAGGCCAATTCATCCTGGGCGGCATCGTCGGCTCGAGCATTCCGGTGCTGTTTCCGCAGTTTGAAGGGCCGCTGGTGCTGCCGCTTATGCTGCTGTTCGGCATGGTCGGCGGTGCCGCCTACGCCGCCATTCCCGCCTTGCTCAAGACGCGCTTCAACACCAACGAGATTCTGACCAGCCTGATGCTGGTCTATGTCGCGCAGCTGTTCCTCGACTGGCTGGTGCGCGGGCCGTGGCGCGATCCGAAGGGTTTTAATTTCCCGCAGACGATACAGTTCAACGACTCGGCCATATTGCCGGAACTGATGCCGGCCTCCGGCCGTGCCAATTGGGGTTTCGTGTTCGCGCTGGTCGCGGCGGTGCTGGTATGGATCCTGATGAGCCGCATGCTGAAAGGCTTTGAGGTTCGCGTGCTCGGCTCAAGCCCCAGGGCAGGGCGCTTCGCCGGCTTCGGTATCAACCGGATGGTGTTCTTCGCCTTCATGCTGTCTGGTGCACTGGCCGGACTTGCCGGCATCTCGGAAGTCTCCGGCGCTATCGGCCAGCTGCAGCCGGTGATTTCACCCGGCTACGGCTTTGCCGCCATCATCGTGGCGTTCCTCGGCCGGCTCAATCCACTAGGCATCGTTGCGGCGGGCCTGGTGCTGGCGCTGACCTATCTCGGCGGCGAAGCGGTGCAAAGCGCGCTCGGCATCTCCGACAAGGTGGCGCGCGTGTTCCAGGGCATGCTCCTGTTCTTCGTGCTCGGCTGCGACACCCTCATTCACTACCGTATTCGTCTGATCGGCTTTGCCGCGCCGAAGCTTGAATCCGCGCCGAAGCTGGAGGAGGCCCGCTGATGGACATCACCGTCAACATTCTTTTGACCATCGCAACCGCGGCGACGCCTTTGCTGATCGCGGCAATCGGCGAGTTGGTGGTCGAACGTTCCGGCGTGCTCAATCTCGGTGTCGAAGGCATGATGATCATGGGGGCGGTCGGCGGTTTCGGCGCCGGCTATCTCACCGGATCGCCGTGGATCGGGTTGTTGGCGGCGATCGCCTTGGGTGCGGTGTTTTCGCTGCTGTTCGCCGTCATGACGCTGTCGCTGGCCACCAACCAGGTGGCGACCGGCCTGTCGCTGACATTGCTCGGCCTCGGACTTTCCGGCATGATGGGCACCAGCTTTGTCGGCCAGCCCGGCGCGAGGCTGCCAAACCTCGACATTCCCGGCCTGACAGCGATCCCCGTCATCGGCAGGTTGTTGTTCGGCCAGGACCCGATCTTCTACATCTCGATCGCATTGACCGCCGCCGTCATGTGGTTCCTGTTCAAGACCCGCACCGGGCTCACGCTGCGTTCGATCGGCGACAGCCACACATCGGCCCATGCGCTTGGCATCGAGGTCATCCGCTACCGCTATCTGGCGGTGATTTTCGGCGGCGCCTGTGCAGGCCTTGCCGGAGGCCACCTGTCGCTGGTCTATACGCCGCAATGGGTGGAGAACATGACCGCCGGACGCGGCTGGATCGCGCTGGCGCTGGTCGTGTTCGCATCATGGCGGCCATGGCGGGTGCTGGCTGGCGCCTATATCTTCGGCGCGGTATGGATCGGCCAACTTCATGCACAGGCTTTTGGCATTCCGGTTCCCTCGCAACTGCTTTCTTCGTTGCCCTATCTGGCAACCATCGTGGTTCTCGTTCTAATCTCGCGCAACAAGCGTTTGACGATGATGAACACACCGGCTTCCTTGGGGCAGCCATTCGTTCCGGATCGTTGAGAATAAAAGACAAACGGGAAGCTCCAAGGCTTAACTCAGAGAGGTAACACGATGAAAAAACTGCTTATTGCGCTGATGGCCACGGCGGTAGCATTGTCGCTGGCGGCGACCGCCGAAGCGCAGGAAAAGCTGAAAGCCTGTTGGGTCTATACCGGCCCGATTGGTGATTTCGGTTATTCGTACCAGCATGACCAGGGCCGCCTGGACGTAGAGAAGGCACTCGGCGACAAGGTCGAGACTGCGTATCTGGAGAACGTCTCCGAGGGTCCCGATGCCGATCGTGCCTTCGAGCGCCTGGCGCGCGAAGGCTGCAAGATCATTTTCGGCACGTCCTTCGGCTTCATGGACCCCGAAGTGAAGGTCGCCAAGAAGTTCCCCGACGTGATGTTCGAGCACGCGACCGGCTACAAGACGGCTGAAAATCTCGGCATCTACAACGCACGTTTCTACGAAGGCCGCTACATCCTCGGCCAGATCGCCGCCAAGCAATCGAAGTCGGGCGTCGCCGGCTACATCGTTTCGTTCCCGATTCCCGAGGTGGTCATGGGCATCAATTCCTTCATGCTCGGCGCCCAGTCAATCAAGCCGGATTTCAAGGCGAAGATCGTCTGGGTCAATTCATGGTTCGATCCGGGCAAGGAAGCCGATGCCGCCAAGGCTCTGTTCGACCAGGGCGCCGACATCATCGTCCAGCACACCGACTCGACCGCTCCCCTGCAAGTCGCCGAAGAGCGCGGACTGCAGGGCTTCGGCCAGTCTTCGGACATGATCAAGTTCGCTCCCAAGGCACAGTTGACCTCGATCGTCGACGATTGGGGGCCGTATTATATCGGCCGGGTGAAGGCTGCACTCGACGGCACCTGGAAGCCCGGCAATGTCTGGCTGGGTATCAAGGACGGCGCCGTTAAGATGGCCCCTTACACCAACATGCCCGACGACGTGAAGGCGATGGCGGAAGCCACCGAGAAGAAGATTATCGACGGATGGAATCCTTTCACCGGGCCGATTGCCAAGCAGGACGGAACGCCGTGGCTGAAGGACGGCGAAGTCGCCGACGACGCCACGCTGCTCGGCATGAACTTCTACGTCAAGGGCGTCGACGACAAGCTGCCGCAGTAAGCGCAAGCCTTGGCTCGGCCGGCTTTCGCCGGAACAGGAGAGGCGCCTTTGGGCGCCTCTTTTCATCTGCAGAGCTTCGAAGGTTAACCTGCCCGGCTGCGAATCCCATTCACGAAAGTTCAGCGGGTGTGAACGCCCGTAGGCAGCCTGATACGATCCGATGTGGGAGCGAGCGCCGGGCGCCCATCCGTCGTGATCTGCCATATCTCGACGGCGCCGCCAAGCGGCGCTTCCTCATTGCGGTAACGGTTCACGCCAACGAAGAGCTTTTGTCCCGTGCGATCAAAAGCGAGTCCTTGCGGCAGCACGCCTGCGAGCGGCCATTCGCCGTGCGGCGATAGCCGTCCTGTTTCAGAGTCCAGCTGATAGAGGCTGAGCGACGCGT
This window harbors:
- a CDS encoding BMP family ABC transporter substrate-binding protein; its protein translation is MKKLLIALMATAVALSLAATAEAQEKLKACWVYTGPIGDFGYSYQHDQGRLDVEKALGDKVETAYLENVSEGPDADRAFERLAREGCKIIFGTSFGFMDPEVKVAKKFPDVMFEHATGYKTAENLGIYNARFYEGRYILGQIAAKQSKSGVAGYIVSFPIPEVVMGINSFMLGAQSIKPDFKAKIVWVNSWFDPGKEADAAKALFDQGADIIVQHTDSTAPLQVAEERGLQGFGQSSDMIKFAPKAQLTSIVDDWGPYYIGRVKAALDGTWKPGNVWLGIKDGAVKMAPYTNMPDDVKAMAEATEKKIIDGWNPFTGPIAKQDGTPWLKDGEVADDATLLGMNFYVKGVDDKLPQ